A window of Euwallacea fornicatus isolate EFF26 chromosome 25, ASM4011564v1, whole genome shotgun sequence contains these coding sequences:
- the LOC136346990 gene encoding guanine nucleotide exchange factor for Rab-3A-like, which produces MSTSTTTKKVHNHKRVGSTGTTGEDSYSSDDDDNLEPDNPDVTIRDHVTRQLFNDRPEYGYSAISTISDKVRCINVTNRNSSDSSMCSDLDMEKCDLDVLTSFDLKDDSDSKSATSSGDQVDWSSSVVSCKDQLVLDLQDELKQASKQLIIKDEELARANRIKQDVEAELEDLTASLFQEAHNMVREANEKQAAAEKSLKESQMKVDVLTAEVAALKTLVLTSTPSSPNPHLHPQISKDETGVTTMFTKKHRRSPSHYNLKYGRENSPPDSPRKESPISVISAVDMENKDELEMDPVFHKEFLAWRKDPILEKSNSFLQRIYQEDIDVCLNFSNTELLQKVVQAVENGTVLIESIGDRTKTVFPKTCALLQVPRLCFYRMSVGETDTWYSISQICRNRIIAVCDFLNYLKYIQRGLVKSSAHDVYWEIIRLRKNMSLARLGLEFSN; this is translated from the exons ATGTCAACTAGTACGACCACTAAAAAGGTACACAACCATAAGCGAGTTGGTTCGACTGGTACCACCGGAGAAGACTCATATTCTTCAGACGACGACGATAATTTAGAACCAGATAACCCCGACGTTACTATCAGGGATCACGTTACTAGACAACTGTTTAACGACAGGCCGGAATATGGATATTCCGCTATTAGCACCATTTCGGACAAAGTTAGGTGTATTAATGTCACCAACAGAAATAG TTCGGACAGCTCCATGTGTAGCGATTTGGAtatggaaaaatgtgatttggACGTCTTAACTTCGTTCGATTTAAAAGACGACAGCGACAGCAAAAGTGCCACAAGCAGCGGGGACCAAGTTGACTGGTCTTCCTCAGTGGTGTCCTGCAAAGATCAGCTGGTGTTAGATTTGCAG GACGAATTGAAGCAAGCCAGCAAACAACTTATAATCAAGGACGAGGAATTAGCAAGGGCAAATAGGATCAAACAAGACGTGGAGGCCGAACTCGAAGACCTGACAGCCAGCTTATTTCAG gaggCCCATAACATGGTTAGAGAAGCGAACGAGAAACAAGCCGCTGCCGAAAAGTCTCTAAAAGAAAGTCAGATGAAAGTAGACGTATTAACTGCAGAAGTTGCCGCTCTAAAAACGTTGGTTCTCACTTCTACACCTAGCTCGCCGAACCCCCATTTGCATCCTCAGATATCCAAAGACGAAACAG gAGTGACGACAATGTTCACAAAGAAGCACAGAAGATCGCCGTCGCATTACAATTTGAAATACGGACGGGAAAACTCACCCCCCGATTCTCCAAGGAAGGAATCACCTATATCCGTGATTTCGGCTGTTGACATGGAAAATAAGGATGAACTAGAG ATGGACCCAGTCTTCCACAAAGAATTCCTAGCGTGGCGTAAAGATCCCATATTGGAAAAATCGAATTCTTTCCTTCAAAGAATTTACCAAGAAGACATCGATGTCTGTCTAAATTTTAGTAATACTGAACTATTGCAGAAAGTGGTACAAGCCGTGGAGAACGGCACAGTTCTGATCGAGTCCATTGGAGATCGTACGAAAACTGTGTTTCCCAA GACCTGTGCCCTCCTGCAAGTTCCACGACTGTGTTTCTATCGCATGAGCGTGGGAGAAACAGATACATGGTACAGCATATCTCAGATTTGTAGAAATAGA ATAATTGCCGTCTGTGATTtcttaaactatttaaaatacatacaaaGAGGATTAGTTAAAAGCTCTG CTCACGATGTCTATTGGGAGATAATAAGACTACGGAAGAATATGTCTCTAGCTAGATTAGGACTCGAATTTTCgaattaa